A region from the Vicia villosa cultivar HV-30 ecotype Madison, WI linkage group LG3, Vvil1.0, whole genome shotgun sequence genome encodes:
- the LOC131656414 gene encoding laccase-4-like, which translates to MAAVRFRIVLLMAACLLPLSVDAIVRHYKFNVVVKNATRLCSTKPIVTVNGKFPGPTIYAREDDNVLIKVVNHVKYNVSIHWHGVKQLRTGWADGPAYITQCPIQPGQTYLYNFTLTGQRGTLWWHAHVLWLRSTVHGAIVILPKLGVPYPFPKPHSEQVIVLGEWWKSDTEAIINEALKSGLAPNTSDAHTINGHPGPVQGCASQEGFSLEVQPKKTHLLRIINAALNEELFFKIANHQLTVVEVDATYVKPFKTDTIVIAPGQTTNVLLTAKNKLGNYLVAASPFMDAPIAVDNKTAIATLHYSGTLGSTTTTLTSLPPKNATSIANTFADSLRSLNSKKYPAKVPLKIDHNLLFTVSLGINPCATCVNNSRVVADINNVTFVMPKIALLQAHFFKIKGVFSDDFPGNPPVVYNFTGNQLTNFATTKGTRLYRLAYNSTVELVLQDTGMLTPENHPIHLHGFNFFVVGRGQGNFDSRKDTKKFNLVDPVERNTVGVPAGGWTAIRFRADNPGVWFMHCHLEIHTTWGLKMAFVVDNGKGPNESILPPPSDLPKC; encoded by the exons ATGGCGGCGGTGCGATTTCGAATTGTGCTATTGATGGCTGCATGTTTGCTTCCATTATCTGTGGATGCTATTGTTCGCCACTACAAGTTCAAT GTTGTGGTGAAAAATGCTACAAGATTATGTTCAACCAAGCCAATTGTAACTGTAAATGGAAAATTCCCAGGTCCCACCATCTATGCTAGAGAAGATGATAATGTCCTAATTAAGGTTGTCAACCATGTCAAATATAATGTTAGCATACACTG GCATGGAGTTAAGCAACTTAGAACGGGTTGGGCCGATGGGCCAGCATATATAACCCAATGCCCGATTCAACCGGGCCAGACCTATCTTTACAACTTCACTCTTACAGGCCAAAGAGGCACACTATGGTGGCATGCTCATGTTCTTTGGCTTAGGTCCACTGTCCATGGTGCCATAGTCATTTTGCCAAAGCTTGGAGTTCCTTACCCTTTTCCCAAACCCCATAGTGAACAAGTTATTGTATTGG gTGAATGGTGGAAATCAGATACTGAGGCTATAATAAATGAAGCTTTGAAATCTGGATTGGCTCCAAATACCTCTGATGCTCACACAATCAATGGCCATCCTGGTCCTGTCCAAGGATGTGCTTCACAAG AAGGATTCTCATTGGAAGTACAACCTAAAAAAACCCACTTACTAAGAATCATCAATGCTGCACTCAATGAAGAACTCTTCTTCAAAATCGCAAACCATCAACTAACTGTTGTCGAGGTTGATGCAACCTATGTAAAACCTTTCAAAACCGACACAATTGTTATAGCACCAGGCCAAACCACAAACGTGCTTCTAACCGCCAAAAACAAACTCGGAAACTACTTAGTTGCAGCTTCTCCTTTCATGGATGCACCAATTGCTGTTGACAACAAAACTGCCATAGCCACTTTACATTACTCAGGCACACTTGGTTCCACAACCACAACCTTAACTTCTCTCCCTCCGAAAAACGCGACTTCCATCGCCAACACTTTCGCCGATTCCTTAAGAAGCTTGAACTCCAAGAAATATCCTGCAAAAGTTCCTTTGAAGATTGATCATAATCTACTCTTCACTGTTTCTCTTGGTATCAATCCTTGCGCTACTTGTGTTAACAACAGCCGCGTTGTGGCTGATATCAACAATGTTACATTTGTGATGCCGAAAATCGCGCTTCTTCAAGCACATTTCTTCAAGATTAAAGGAGTTTTTAGTGATGATTTTCCGGGAAATCCTCCTGTGGTTTATAACTTCACAGGGAACCAACTGACGAACTTTGCGACGACAAAAGGGACTAGGCTTTATAGACTTGCTTATAACTCTACTGTTGAATTGGTTTTGCAAGATACTGGAATGCTAACACCTGAGAATCATCCTATTCATCTTCATGGATTCAATTTCTTTGTTGTTGGTAGGGGACAAGGGAACTTTGATTCTAGAAAGGATACAAAGAAGTTTAATCTTGTTGATCCTGTTGAGAGGAATACTGTTGGTGTTCCTGCAGGTGGTTGGACTGCTATCAGATTCAGAGCTGATAATCCAG GGGTGTGGTTTATGCATTGCCATTTGGAAATTCATACAACATGGGGACTAAAGATGGCATTTGTTGTGGACAATGGTAAAGGACCAAATGAATCTATATTACCACCTCCAAGTGACCTTCCCAAGTGTTAA